The genomic DNA GGGAGGCGAGCTACGCTGAGCTCTTCCAGGACCTGGTGCGCGCCCTGAGGAAAAGCGGGCTGATACAATAGGCGGCGTGCGCAGGCTCCTCGTACTCCTGGTCAAGGCGTACCGCCGGTACGTTTCCCCCCTAAAGCCTAAGACCTGCCGGTTTCACCCCACCTGTTCCGCCTACGCCCTCGAGGCCCTGGAGCGCCACGGGGCCTTTTGGGGGAGCTATTTGGCGGCGCGGCGGATTCTGAAGTGCCACCCCTTGCACCCCGGTGGCGTTGACCCCGTGCCTCAGGTTTTCCCACCCAG from Thermus sp. LT1-2-5 includes the following:
- the yidD gene encoding membrane protein insertion efficiency factor YidD — its product is MRRLLVLLVKAYRRYVSPLKPKTCRFHPTCSAYALEALERHGAFWGSYLAARRILKCHPLHPGGVDPVPQVFPPRKEAGR